Within Halopelagius longus, the genomic segment CGGGCTTCGGGTCGGGTATGGTGCGGAACGTCGCCGGCGTGATGGCCGAGCTCGAACCCGAGGACTTCTATCTCCTCTCGGGCGTCGAGCAGGGGATGCGCTTCAGCGAGTGGGTCAATCGCGGCAAACTCCCCGAACTCACCGGTCTCACCCCGGAGAACGTCGAGTACAGGTTAGACCGGTGCGCGACGAGAGAGCTGATAGAGCGGAAGACCATCCAGTACGAGGGGTACAAGCTCTCCGTGAAGGGGTACGACGCCCTCGCCCTCCGGACGTTCTCGAAGCGCGACACGATACAGGGCGTCGGCGCGCCCCTCGGCGTCGGCAAGGAGAGCGACGTGTTGGAGGTGCAGTCGTACAAGCCGCTCGCGCTGAAGTTCCACCGCGAGGGGTACACGAACTTCCGGGAGGTGATGCGCGAACGCGACTACACCTCCGACCGACAGCACGTCTCGTGGCTCTACACGGCCCGCAAGGCGGCAGAACGCGAGTACGAGGCGCTGGAGGACCTCTACCCCGACGTGTCGGTGCCGCGGCCCGTCGACCAGAACCGCCACGCCATCGTCATGGAGAAACTGGAGGGCGTCGAACTGGGAAAGGCCAAACTCGCCGACGAACAGGCGGTGGGCGTCCTCGATCTGATTCTCGCCGAAGTCGCCGCCGCGTACGAGGCGGGCTACGTCCACGCCGACATGAGCGAGTACAACGTCGCAGTCGCGGAGAACGGCGTCACCGTCTTCGACTGGCCGCAGGCCGTCCCGACGGACCACGACAACGCCCGCGAACTCCTCGCCCGCGACGTGAAGAACCTGCTCGGCTACTTCCGGCGGAAGTACCCCTCCGCGATGCCCGAGGCGGTGGACGAACCGAGCGTCTGCGACGCCGTCGCCGCCGACGAGTTCGAGACGGTCCGCGACCACGCCGAGTAACGTTCGTTCTCACTCCGAGGCGTTCGACGAACGGGCCGCGGGAGGGTCTCTGGCCGCGAGCGTCTCGTGAATCCCGAGGACGAACGCGGGGACGACGACCATGAAGACGTGTTCTTCGAGGGGGATGCCGAGCAGTTCGACGCCCGTCCGCAACGGGATGGCGAAGACGCCGACTTCGAGCGTGTACCAGTCCCAGACGTACGCGACGGGGTAGACGACTGCTATCGTCCGGGCCGTCCGCCGAACGGCGTCTCGGCCGGCGCGAACGAGGAGGACGGCGGCGAACGTACCGAACAGGACCTCCGTCGCCAGATACGTGTACGGCCCGAGGACGCCGATATCGGGGAGCGGAACGCCCGCGAGGGGGCGGTACGCGACGGCGACGACCAACAGGGCGAGGAAGACGTACGCGCCGCGGATGAGAAGCATCGTCGCGAGTTGCGGCGTCGCCCCGCGCGCGACGACGACGACGGCCCCGAACGCGACTGCGGCGACGGGGGCGAACGCGGGGAACAGGCCGGTTATCGCGCCCGCGACGACGAGAAACAGGCCGAGGCCGACGAGGGCGTCCGCGAGGCGGAAGGCGTTCGCGTACCCGAGGGCGACGGCGACGGTTCGCTTGCCGATAGAGCGGTCGTACTGGTAGTCTTGGGCGTCGTCGATGATTTTGACGCCCGAGAGGACGAGCAGAAACACCGCCGCGAACGCCGCGGGCGTCGCGGCGACGCCGCCCGTCTGCGCGTAGTACCCGCCGAGGATGCTGAGCGCGATTCCGGAGGGGTAGCCCGCCGTCGCCGTCACGGGGTTCGTGTCGAGTTGCGGGGCGTGAAAGAAGCCGAGAAACCACGTGGGAACGACGAGGGCGAGGACGCCGACGTCGACGAGGGAGGCGAGGGCGGCGGCGCACGCTACGAACCCGAGCGTCGCGCCCGCTAACCCGACGTGACACCCGCGGCGACTCATCGGATGGTCGTCGTCCTCGCCGCGGCGGTAGAAGTCCACGTACCCGTCCTTGACGTGGGCCGTGTAGACGGCGAAGAATATCGTGAGGGCGTGGACTGCGCCGACGAGGAGGCCGAACTCGCCCGCGAGGATGGCACCGAACCACGACGCCGCAAGCGGCGGCAGCATGAACACCGGATGCACCTGCGACGCGAGGGCGCCGACCGCCGCTCTCGTCCCCGTCCCGTGGCGTGCGATGGCCATAGCGTCTCTAGCGGCGCGACGCCGAAAACGGTAGGGACCGATTCGCACGCCGTGCAAGCGGTGTCCGCAGACGGGAAGATACACGCGAAAGAGACACGATAAACTGAATGACGCGATATCAAATCGGTCCGAACGGGAGACGGTCAGGGATACAGACGAGCGTCCCGCCCGGACCGCGATGTCGGCGACTCGGGCGCTACGCGGCGTAACTGCTCGAATCGGCGAATCGGCGAACCGCCGGGCGGGACGACGTAGAGGCGGCGAACGCCGCCGGCGGTGACGCGGGAAAGTGAGAAACTGGGGGACCGACCCCGCGTTAGTCTGCGACGATTGGGTCTTTCAGGGCCGCGACTTCCGACATGATGGCCTCGACGTTGTCGTCTCCGACGCCGTTCTCGCGGAGTGCGCGTTCGAGGTGGTCGGCGACGGCGTCGAAGTCCGCCTCGGTGATGTCGAGGTGGGCGTGCGCCTCGTACATGTCGGCGGAGTAGTCCACGGGGCCGCCCGCGACGGAACTGATGAACTGCACTTGGTGCGCGCGGAGTTCTTGCATATCCATCCCGTCGAAGTACCCGACGAGTCGTTCGTCGGACAACACCCGTTCGTAGAAATCGTCGACGACTGCTTTCACGGCTTCTTTACCGCCTATCTGCCGATATACGGATTCGGACATCGGGGACGCACGTACGTTGACGGAGCGTCACCGTAGTCTCTCACACCCACATGTCCGGCGTTATATAAGCGAGAGGACGAAACCCGACGGACGGATCAGACTCGGAGAATTTGGTTCAGAAGTTTCGACTGCGCGACGGCGAGATGTTCGGTGAACGTGGAGACGGAGACGCCGAGTGCCGACGCCACGTCGGCGGAGTCGGCCTCCTTCGGTCGTTCGAAGTAGCCCATCTCGTGGGCGGTGCTGAGCACTTCGTACTGCCGGTCGGTGAACGCCGACCGGTCCACGAGGAGCAACGACCGTTCGTCGTCCGGCCCGGACCGCACCAGTCGGCGGACGCCGACGGCGTCGCACCGCGACCGGAGGTCCGAGACGACGCGCCGCACCGTCTCCACGTCGGGCGCGACGAACGAGACGGCGACGGTTCCGCCGTCGGCGTCGAGTGCGCGGACGGGACAGCCGTGGTTCGGGACGCGCCCGCAGGGGCAGTCCTCGCCCGCCGCCTCGAACCGGAACACGGACCGCGAACCGTCGGCGAACACTCGTTCCGCGTCGTCGGGGACGGGCGAGTCGTCTCCGTCGCGTTTCACCGTCACCTCGCCGACGACGGACCCGCCTCGGGACGCCGCCTGCCTGTCGGTGACGACGGACTCCACCTCCAAATCCTCGCTCATCGGGGCGACGGGACATCCGGTGACGCCGTCGACTTCGAGCTCGGCGTGGACGCCGACCATATCGGACGAACTCGCGGCTGATACAAGTTCCTACGGAAACGACGCGCCCTTTCGGCCGACGCACGAAGCAGGGGGCCGACCGAGATACCGAAACAGGCCCGGACAGCCGACCGTACCGCAGCGGCGGTCCCATACGTCGTGAACGGCGAGTTCTGGCCGGAGCGCTCAGAGGACGGAGAGTTCGACGGTGTCGGCCTCGAAATCCTCGACGAACGCGCCGCCGCCGCCGACGCTGAACGTCCCCTCCTCGGCGGTGACGACGAGGGTGTTCTCGACGGGGAAGGAGTTCGTCGAGGGTTCGAGCAGTCCCTGCCGCACGTCCACTATCTGCCCTTCGAGTTCCGTCGGGCCGTCGTCGACGTGGACCGGACGGCCGGCGACGCGCGCCGCCACGTCGTGGCCCGCGCGGAGGTGGAGCGTCGCTTGGAAGACGGCGTGCCGGAAGTCCTCGTACGTCGCCGGCAGGTCCGCGGGTTCCCGCGTGTACACCTCGGCGGCCATCGGCCAGTAGTTCCCGAGGAACGACCCGACGATGACCGGGCCGAGCTGCTCTTGGGCGAAGACGATGGCCTGCGCCTCGCTGTTGGACCGGGTGACCATCTCCGCGGGGGCGACGAGACCCGCCTCGTAGTCGACGGTGAGCATCGTCGGCATCGGTTGGTCCCACGCCCGCGCGACGGAGGCGAGACCGGACAGTTCCGCGTCCGTGCCGGGTTCGACGCCCGTGACGATGAGGAGGACGAGGACGCCGCGTTCGACGGCGGCGCGCAGTTCGTCGGCCACCTCGTCCAGCAGGTGGTAGGGGATGCCGAGCGTCACCTCCGTCTCCGCGCGGGCGACGAGTTCGGAGACGCGCTTCAGCACCGTCACCCGCGATTTCACCACCTCGAAGCGCTCCGACCGGGGGGCCGCCCGCGAGAACCGCGACTCCAGCGCGGGGCGCATGTCGTCTAAGTCCGACGTGAGCGTCTCAACCACGTCCGCGGGCGGGTTCGCCCGAATCGTCGTCGGGACGGCGTGGTCGTTGACCTCGACGAACCCCCTATCGTCGAGTTTCTCCGCGATGCTGTACACGTACCGCTTCGAGACGCCCGCCTCGTCGGCGATGGTGCTCGCCTTCGCCTCGCCGAGCTCCAGAATCGTCAGATACGTATCTACCTCCTTGTCCGAGAATCCGAATCGCTCCAGCATGTCGGCGAGCGACGCATCGTCCATACGGCTACATGCAGAGGGGCCGTACTTACATCACTCGGTCAGTTCGACCCCCGAAGCGCCGGGGGTGGGCGGTTCTCGCTACTCGACCCGGAGGACGACGGCGTCCTCGACGCGAATGCCGTCCCCGGTGCCGACCTCCTCGTCGGAGACGAGGTCGGTCGTCGCCGAGGGAACCCGGTCCAGCCTCACCGTCGCGGCGTCGCCGCCGAAGTTCAGGACGACGACGAGTCGGTCGTCGCCCTCGCCGCGTTCGTAGGCGACCACGTCGTCGGCCGCCGCGCCCGTGACCTCGACGTTCACGGGTTCGACGCGTTCGCTCCGGAGGGCGGGTTCCGCGTTCCGGACGGCGACGAGGCGGCGGTGGAACTCGGTGAGTTCGGCGTCGCCGTCGTGCCACTTCATCGTGCCGCGTTGCTCCGTCACGCCGCGTTCCTGCCCGTAGTATATCATCGGCGCGCCGGGGAGCGTCAGCGTCGCCGCCGCCGCGGCGGGGAGGGCGTCTGGGCCGCACTCCGCGAGGTAGCGGTCCTCGTCGTGGTTCTCGACGTACCGCATGTGGACCGC encodes:
- a CDS encoding serine/threonine-protein kinase RIO2 — protein: MVRNVAGVMAELEPEDFYLLSGVEQGMRFSEWVNRGKLPELTGLTPENVEYRLDRCATRELIERKTIQYEGYKLSVKGYDALALRTFSKRDTIQGVGAPLGVGKESDVLEVQSYKPLALKFHREGYTNFREVMRERDYTSDRQHVSWLYTARKAAEREYEALEDLYPDVSVPRPVDQNRHAIVMEKLEGVELGKAKLADEQAVGVLDLILAEVAAAYEAGYVHADMSEYNVAVAENGVTVFDWPQAVPTDHDNARELLARDVKNLLGYFRRKYPSAMPEAVDEPSVCDAVAADEFETVRDHAE
- a CDS encoding lycopene cyclase domain-containing protein, with product MAIARHGTGTRAAVGALASQVHPVFMLPPLAASWFGAILAGEFGLLVGAVHALTIFFAVYTAHVKDGYVDFYRRGEDDDHPMSRRGCHVGLAGATLGFVACAAALASLVDVGVLALVVPTWFLGFFHAPQLDTNPVTATAGYPSGIALSILGGYYAQTGGVAATPAAFAAVFLLVLSGVKIIDDAQDYQYDRSIGKRTVAVALGYANAFRLADALVGLGLFLVVAGAITGLFPAFAPVAAVAFGAVVVVARGATPQLATMLLIRGAYVFLALLVVAVAYRPLAGVPLPDIGVLGPYTYLATEVLFGTFAAVLLVRAGRDAVRRTARTIAVVYPVAYVWDWYTLEVGVFAIPLRTGVELLGIPLEEHVFMVVVPAFVLGIHETLAARDPPAARSSNASE
- a CDS encoding group I truncated hemoglobin — translated: MSESVYRQIGGKEAVKAVVDDFYERVLSDERLVGYFDGMDMQELRAHQVQFISSVAGGPVDYSADMYEAHAHLDITEADFDAVADHLERALRENGVGDDNVEAIMSEVAALKDPIVAD
- a CDS encoding helix-turn-helix domain-containing protein: MVGVHAELEVDGVTGCPVAPMSEDLEVESVVTDRQAASRGGSVVGEVTVKRDGDDSPVPDDAERVFADGSRSVFRFEAAGEDCPCGRVPNHGCPVRALDADGGTVAVSFVAPDVETVRRVVSDLRSRCDAVGVRRLVRSGPDDERSLLLVDRSAFTDRQYEVLSTAHEMGYFERPKEADSADVASALGVSVSTFTEHLAVAQSKLLNQILRV
- a CDS encoding TrmB family transcriptional regulator, which translates into the protein MDDASLADMLERFGFSDKEVDTYLTILELGEAKASTIADEAGVSKRYVYSIAEKLDDRGFVEVNDHAVPTTIRANPPADVVETLTSDLDDMRPALESRFSRAAPRSERFEVVKSRVTVLKRVSELVARAETEVTLGIPYHLLDEVADELRAAVERGVLVLLIVTGVEPGTDAELSGLASVARAWDQPMPTMLTVDYEAGLVAPAEMVTRSNSEAQAIVFAQEQLGPVIVGSFLGNYWPMAAEVYTREPADLPATYEDFRHAVFQATLHLRAGHDVAARVAGRPVHVDDGPTELEGQIVDVRQGLLEPSTNSFPVENTLVVTAEEGTFSVGGGGAFVEDFEADTVELSVL